Proteins from one Deinococcus sp. AB2017081 genomic window:
- a CDS encoding metallophosphoesterase, with amino-acid sequence MTRGPVLTRRHVLRALSGGGAALAVVGGAGAVQAQGLEITRHTRALPGLRSPLRVAFLTDLHYGLYVGAGQVRRWIDATHDTRPDVILLGGDLLDLRVQDMPPPLLRELARLGAPLGVYSVWGNHDYGSIGQYASRYYGPVRADWPARQAQVARDLQAVGVTVLRNRGVALRDDVHVGGVDDLWNGVPDVRAALAGAGERATILVSHNPDVLPALPMGAGLVLSGHTHGGQIRVPLLGAPMVPSAFGQRYAMGWVQGAHATPAYVSRGLGTSGVPLRNLCSPEVAVLTLHPRD; translated from the coding sequence ATGACCCGTGGCCCTGTCCTGACCCGCCGCCACGTGTTGCGCGCGCTGTCCGGCGGGGGCGCGGCCCTGGCGGTGGTGGGCGGCGCGGGCGCCGTGCAGGCCCAGGGTCTGGAGATCACGCGCCACACCCGCGCCCTGCCCGGCCTGCGTTCCCCCCTGCGCGTCGCCTTCCTGACGGACCTGCACTATGGCCTGTACGTGGGAGCCGGGCAGGTGCGGCGCTGGATCGATGCCACCCACGACACCCGCCCCGACGTGATCCTGCTGGGCGGTGATCTGCTCGACCTGCGCGTGCAGGACATGCCACCGCCGCTGCTGCGCGAGCTGGCCCGCCTGGGTGCCCCGCTGGGCGTGTACAGCGTGTGGGGCAACCACGATTACGGCAGCATCGGGCAGTATGCCAGCCGCTATTACGGGCCGGTGCGTGCCGACTGGCCGGCGCGTCAGGCCCAGGTCGCGCGCGACCTACAGGCCGTGGGCGTGACGGTGCTGCGCAACCGGGGCGTGGCACTCCGGGACGACGTGCACGTGGGCGGCGTGGATGATCTGTGGAACGGCGTTCCGGATGTACGGGCCGCGCTCGCCGGAGCGGGGGAGCGGGCCACGATCCTGGTGAGCCACAATCCGGATGTCCTGCCGGCGCTGCCTATGGGAGCGGGACTGGTGCTCAGCGGCCACACCCACGGCGGCCAGATCCGGGTGCCGCTGCTCGGTGCGCCGATGGTGCCCAGCGCCTTCGGACAGCGGTATGCGATGGGCTGGGTACAGGGTGCCCACGCCACCCCCGCGTATGTCAGCCGGGGCCTGGGGACGAGCGGGGTGCCGCTGCGCAACCTGTGCTCGCCCGAGGTGGCGGTGCTCACCCTGCATCCTCGGGACTGA
- a CDS encoding glutamate synthase-related protein, with the protein MDMNEQHSTGPRPTSVAPVSGADTAERHAAAAQGLYPAQEHDACGVGFVAHIKGQKNHSIIEQGLKILENLDHRGAVGADALMGDGAGILIQIPDEYYRAVMAEQGIVLPPPGDYGVGMIFLPKEIASRRACEQELERAIVAEGQIVLGWRDVPVNRDMPMSPTVREKEPVIRQVFIGAGPDTLVPDALERKLYVIRRRASNAIRALAFTHGAEYYVPSMSCRTVIYKGLLLADQVGEYYLDLQDRRVVSALALVHQRFSTNTFPEWPLAHPYRMVAHNGEINTVKGNFNWMRAREGIMSSPVLGDDLKKLYPISFEGESDTATFDNALELLTLAGYPMAQAAMMMIPEAWEQNTLIGDRRRAFYEYHAAMMEPWDGPAAMVFTDGRQVGATLDRNGLRPARYVRTRDDLVILASESGVLPIPEAQITQKWRLQPGKMFLIDLEQGRIIEDDELKTQFAQAKPYRQWVENTRVPLSDSDDTGSVGEFSESLLDRQQAFGYSQEDLKFLMGPMALSGEEGIGSMGNDSPLAVLSGKNKALYSYFKQLFAQVTNPPIDPIREAVVMSLVSFVGPRPNVLDINAVNPPMRLQVDQPILDFDDIARLRSIEGHTRGKFKSYDLDITYPAEWGSRGIEAKLATINAWAVDAIESGHNIIILSDRRVDRDRVAIPALLALSSVHHHLVKAGLRMKTGLVVETGDAREVHHFAALAGYGAEAIHPYLALETLADLHQDIPGMPDLSSVGAKKAIQNYIKAIGKGLSKIMSKMGVSTYMSYCGAQLFEAIGLKEDFVQKYFYGTSSKVGGIGIFEVAEEALRMHRAAFSDDPLLRDKLDAGGEYAWRARGEEHMWTPDAIAKLQHSVRSGQYSTFEEYARIINDQSRRHMTLRGLFEFRTDGVEAIPLDEVEPATEIVKRFATGAMSLGSISTEAHTTLAVAMNRIGGKSNTGEGGEDPARYEREMRGEKIGAGESLGSVLGVGATGERRVEVDYPLEPGDSLRSKIKQVASGRFGVTTGYLTSADQIQIKMAQGAKPGEGGQLPGGKVSEYIGFLRHSVPGVGLISPPPHHDIYSIEDLKQLIHDLKNVNPRADVSVKLVSEVGVGTIAAGVAKCKADHIVIAGHDGGTGASPWSSIKHAGTPWELGLAETQQTLVLNRLRDRVRVQTDGQLKTGRDVVIAALLGADEFGFATAPLVAEGCIMMRKCHLNTCPVGVATQDPVLRARFQGKPEHVINFFFFVAEEARKIMASLGIRSFDDLIGRSDLLDTKKGIEHWKAQGLDFSRVFYRPELPQDVGTRHLQTQDHGLDRALDLKLIERCRPAIDKGEKVHFLQDVRNVNRSVGAMLSGELIRARPGGLPDNTVHIQMEGTGGQSFGAFLAPGLTLYLIGDANDYTGKGLSGGRIVVRPTIEFRGKAEENIIVGNTVLYGATAGEAFFRGVAGERFGVRLSGAQTVVEGTGDHGCEYMTGGTVVVLGKTGRNFAAGMSGGVAYVYDVDGQFEKRCNLSMVSLHRVQPEDEQLQSADPRSLHGGRSDESQLRALIEEHHRYTGSQRAGEILDDWNASLKKFVKVFPLEYQRALKERAAAPAQPEPGTVQAADTTSMKVKTGKKGGQGTLTK; encoded by the coding sequence ATGGACATGAACGAACAGCACAGCACTGGCCCCCGGCCCACCAGCGTCGCCCCGGTCAGCGGCGCGGACACCGCCGAACGCCACGCTGCCGCCGCGCAGGGCCTGTACCCCGCCCAGGAGCACGACGCCTGCGGTGTGGGCTTTGTCGCGCACATCAAGGGGCAGAAGAACCACTCGATCATCGAGCAGGGCCTCAAGATCCTCGAGAACCTCGACCACCGCGGCGCGGTCGGCGCCGACGCCCTGATGGGGGACGGCGCCGGCATCCTGATCCAGATCCCGGACGAGTACTACCGCGCCGTCATGGCCGAGCAGGGCATCGTGCTGCCCCCGCCCGGCGACTACGGCGTGGGCATGATCTTCCTGCCCAAGGAGATCGCGTCCCGCCGCGCGTGTGAGCAGGAACTGGAACGCGCCATCGTCGCCGAGGGCCAGATCGTGCTCGGCTGGCGCGACGTGCCGGTGAACCGCGACATGCCCATGAGCCCCACCGTGCGCGAGAAGGAGCCCGTGATCCGGCAGGTGTTCATCGGGGCCGGCCCGGACACCCTGGTGCCGGACGCCCTGGAACGCAAGCTGTACGTGATCCGCCGCCGCGCCAGCAACGCCATCCGCGCGCTGGCCTTCACGCACGGCGCCGAGTACTACGTGCCGTCCATGTCGTGCCGCACCGTCATCTACAAGGGCCTGCTGCTGGCCGACCAGGTCGGCGAGTACTACCTCGACCTGCAGGATCGGCGGGTCGTGTCGGCGCTGGCCCTGGTGCACCAGCGCTTCAGCACGAACACCTTCCCCGAGTGGCCGCTGGCGCACCCGTACCGCATGGTCGCCCACAACGGCGAGATCAACACGGTCAAGGGCAACTTCAACTGGATGCGCGCCCGCGAGGGCATCATGAGCTCGCCCGTGCTGGGCGACGACCTCAAGAAGCTCTACCCGATCTCCTTCGAGGGCGAGTCCGACACCGCCACCTTCGACAACGCGCTGGAACTCCTGACCCTGGCCGGCTACCCGATGGCGCAGGCCGCCATGATGATGATCCCCGAGGCCTGGGAGCAGAACACGCTGATCGGTGACCGCCGCCGCGCGTTCTACGAGTACCACGCCGCGATGATGGAGCCCTGGGACGGTCCGGCCGCCATGGTCTTCACCGACGGCCGGCAGGTCGGCGCGACCCTCGACCGCAACGGCCTGCGCCCCGCGCGGTACGTCCGCACGCGCGACGATCTGGTGATCCTGGCCTCGGAGTCCGGCGTCCTGCCCATCCCGGAAGCGCAGATCACGCAGAAGTGGCGCCTGCAGCCCGGCAAGATGTTCCTGATCGACCTGGAACAGGGCCGGATCATCGAGGACGACGAACTCAAGACGCAGTTCGCGCAGGCCAAGCCCTACCGGCAGTGGGTCGAGAACACCCGCGTGCCCCTGTCGGACTCCGACGACACCGGCTCGGTCGGCGAGTTCAGCGAGTCGCTGCTCGACCGGCAGCAGGCCTTCGGGTACTCGCAGGAGGACCTGAAGTTCCTGATGGGCCCCATGGCCCTGAGCGGCGAGGAAGGCATCGGGTCGATGGGCAACGACTCGCCGCTGGCGGTGCTGTCCGGCAAGAACAAGGCGCTGTACTCGTACTTCAAGCAGCTGTTCGCGCAGGTCACCAACCCGCCCATCGACCCGATCCGCGAGGCCGTGGTCATGAGTCTGGTGTCCTTCGTCGGGCCGCGCCCCAACGTGCTCGACATCAACGCCGTGAATCCGCCGATGCGCCTGCAGGTGGACCAGCCCATCCTGGACTTCGACGACATCGCCCGCCTGCGTTCCATCGAGGGCCACACGCGCGGGAAGTTCAAGTCCTACGACCTGGACATCACGTACCCGGCCGAGTGGGGCTCGCGCGGCATCGAGGCGAAACTCGCGACCATCAATGCGTGGGCCGTGGACGCCATCGAGAGCGGGCACAACATCATCATCCTGAGCGACCGGCGCGTGGACCGTGACCGCGTGGCCATCCCGGCGCTGCTGGCGCTGTCCAGCGTGCACCACCACCTCGTGAAGGCGGGGCTGCGCATGAAGACCGGCCTGGTCGTCGAGACCGGCGACGCCCGCGAGGTGCACCACTTCGCTGCCCTGGCCGGGTACGGCGCCGAGGCCATCCACCCGTACCTGGCGCTGGAGACGCTGGCCGACCTGCACCAGGACATCCCCGGCATGCCCGACCTGTCGTCCGTGGGCGCGAAGAAGGCCATCCAGAACTACATCAAGGCCATCGGCAAGGGCCTGAGCAAGATCATGTCCAAGATGGGCGTGAGCACGTACATGAGCTACTGCGGCGCGCAGCTGTTCGAGGCGATCGGCCTGAAGGAGGACTTCGTCCAGAAGTACTTCTACGGCACGAGCAGCAAGGTCGGCGGCATCGGCATCTTCGAGGTCGCCGAGGAGGCCCTGCGGATGCACCGCGCGGCGTTCAGTGACGACCCCCTGCTGAGGGACAAGCTCGATGCCGGCGGCGAATACGCGTGGCGGGCGCGCGGCGAGGAGCACATGTGGACTCCGGACGCGATCGCCAAGCTGCAGCACTCGGTGCGCAGCGGGCAGTACTCCACCTTCGAGGAGTACGCGCGGATCATCAACGACCAGAGCCGCCGCCACATGACGCTGCGCGGCCTGTTCGAGTTCCGCACGGACGGCGTGGAGGCCATCCCGCTGGACGAGGTGGAGCCCGCGACCGAGATCGTCAAGCGCTTCGCCACCGGCGCGATGAGCCTGGGCTCGATCAGCACGGAGGCGCACACCACGCTGGCCGTCGCCATGAACCGCATCGGCGGCAAGAGCAACACCGGCGAGGGCGGGGAAGACCCGGCCCGCTACGAGCGCGAGATGCGCGGCGAGAAGATCGGCGCGGGCGAGAGCCTGGGCAGCGTCCTGGGCGTGGGGGCCACCGGCGAGAGGCGCGTCGAGGTGGACTACCCGCTGGAACCCGGCGACAGCCTGCGCAGCAAGATCAAGCAGGTCGCGTCGGGCCGCTTCGGCGTGACGACCGGGTACCTGACGAGCGCCGACCAGATCCAGATCAAGATGGCGCAGGGCGCGAAGCCCGGCGAGGGCGGGCAGCTCCCAGGTGGCAAGGTCAGCGAGTACATCGGCTTCCTGCGCCACAGCGTGCCCGGCGTGGGCCTGATCAGCCCGCCGCCGCACCACGACATCTACTCCATCGAGGACCTCAAGCAGCTCATCCACGACCTGAAGAACGTCAACCCCCGCGCGGACGTCTCGGTCAAGCTCGTCTCGGAGGTCGGCGTGGGCACCATCGCGGCGGGCGTGGCGAAGTGCAAGGCCGACCACATCGTGATCGCCGGGCATGACGGCGGCACCGGCGCGAGCCCGTGGAGCTCCATCAAGCACGCGGGCACGCCGTGGGAACTGGGCCTCGCCGAGACGCAGCAGACACTGGTCTTGAACCGCCTGCGCGACCGCGTGCGCGTGCAGACCGACGGGCAGCTCAAGACCGGCCGTGACGTCGTGATCGCCGCGCTGCTGGGGGCCGATGAGTTCGGCTTCGCCACCGCGCCCCTGGTCGCCGAGGGCTGCATCATGATGCGCAAGTGCCACCTGAACACCTGCCCGGTGGGCGTGGCCACACAGGATCCGGTGCTGCGCGCCCGCTTCCAGGGCAAGCCCGAGCACGTCATCAACTTCTTCTTCTTCGTGGCCGAGGAAGCCCGCAAGATCATGGCCTCGCTGGGCATCCGCAGCTTCGACGACCTGATCGGCCGCAGCGACCTGCTGGACACGAAAAAGGGCATCGAGCACTGGAAGGCGCAGGGCCTGGACTTCAGCCGCGTGTTCTACCGCCCGGAACTGCCCCAGGACGTCGGCACCCGCCACCTCCAGACCCAGGATCATGGGCTCGACCGGGCGCTCGACCTGAAACTCATCGAGCGCTGCCGCCCCGCCATCGACAAGGGCGAGAAGGTGCACTTCCTGCAGGACGTCCGCAACGTGAACCGCTCGGTCGGCGCGATGCTGTCCGGCGAACTGATCCGTGCGCGGCCTGGCGGCCTGCCGGACAACACCGTGCACATCCAGATGGAGGGCACCGGCGGCCAATCGTTTGGCGCGTTCCTCGCTCCGGGCCTGACCCTGTACCTGATCGGCGACGCGAACGACTACACCGGCAAGGGCCTGAGCGGCGGGCGGATCGTCGTGCGGCCCACCATCGAGTTCCGCGGCAAGGCCGAGGAGAACATCATCGTCGGGAACACCGTGCTGTACGGCGCGACGGCCGGCGAGGCCTTCTTCCGCGGCGTGGCCGGTGAGCGCTTCGGCGTGCGCCTGAGCGGCGCGCAGACGGTCGTGGAGGGCACCGGCGACCACGGCTGCGAGTACATGACCGGCGGCACGGTGGTCGTGCTCGGCAAGACCGGCCGCAACTTCGCGGCAGGCATGAGCGGCGGCGTCGCCTACGTGTACGACGTGGACGGCCAGTTCGAGAAGCGCTGCAACCTCAGCATGGTCAGCCTGCACCGCGTCCAGCCCGAGGACGAGCAGCTCCAGAGTGCCGATCCTCGCTCCCTGCACGGTGGCCGGAGCGACGAATCGCAGCTGCGCGCCCTGATCGAGGAGCACCACCGCTACACCGGCTCCCAGCGCGCCGGCGAGATCCTCGACGACTGGAACGCCTCGCTGAAGAAGTTCGTCAAGGTCTTCCCGCTGGAATACCAGCGCGCCCTCAAGGAACGCGCCGCCGCGCCGGCCCAGCCGGAGCCCGGCACCGTGCAGGCCGCCGACACCACCTCCATGAAGGTCAAGACCGGCAAGAAGGGCGGCCAGGGCACCCTGACGAAATAA
- a CDS encoding metallophosphoesterase has translation MTAPVLIVPDLHGRPDLLRAVLDHFPDSHLIVLGDAIDRGARSLPLVDMLLDLRAAGRATLLMGNHERMALEGIRWYRRYQGTHDMGDYRRAMEGYQWWMRAGGETVRSELGSLTLEKFPERLETYLTTLKTVVYVTGDNVIHDHLPATPSLLVAHAAPPVAHPEHPSPEDAALWLRPFEGPFRMPGSVTFSVHGHTPVQTPARIGTHLYIDMGAYETGRLAVAEATPHGMPQITVICGRGEPGKARKYPRFGEPVAVRVIDLPGAPPR, from the coding sequence ATGACCGCCCCGGTGCTGATCGTCCCGGATCTGCACGGGCGGCCGGATCTGCTGCGGGCCGTACTCGACCACTTCCCCGACTCGCACCTGATCGTGCTGGGCGACGCCATCGACCGGGGGGCACGGTCGCTGCCGCTGGTGGACATGCTGCTGGATCTGCGGGCCGCCGGCCGCGCCACGCTGCTGATGGGCAACCATGAGCGCATGGCGCTGGAGGGCATCCGCTGGTACCGGCGCTACCAGGGTACCCACGACATGGGCGACTACCGCCGCGCCATGGAGGGCTACCAGTGGTGGATGCGGGCGGGAGGCGAGACGGTGCGCAGCGAACTGGGCAGCCTGACCCTCGAGAAATTCCCGGAGCGGCTGGAGACGTACCTGACCACCCTGAAGACGGTCGTCTACGTGACGGGAGACAACGTGATCCACGATCACCTCCCGGCCACCCCCAGCCTGCTGGTCGCGCACGCCGCGCCACCGGTCGCCCACCCGGAGCACCCCTCCCCGGAGGACGCCGCCCTGTGGCTGCGGCCCTTTGAAGGGCCGTTCCGGATGCCCGGCAGCGTGACCTTCAGTGTCCACGGCCACACGCCGGTGCAGACGCCCGCCCGGATCGGCACCCACCTGTACATCGACATGGGCGCCTACGAGACCGGCCGGCTGGCAGTCGCAGAGGCCACGCCGCACGGCATGCCGCAGATCACGGTCATCTGTGGCCGTGGCGAACCCGGCAAGGCCCGGAAGTACCCCCGCTTCGGCGAGCCGGTGGCCGTACGCGTGATCGACCTCCCCGGTGCCCCGCCGCGCTGA
- the speA gene encoding biosynthetic arginine decarboxylase translates to MTATNPLNTAFTTTDAAELYQVPNWSGGWFRVSDKGAVEVTPSPGLHAPLRSIVDEIVERGESLPVILRFPQVIAGRVKHLNESFQSAIQEYGYTGHYQGVFPIKVNQRRVVVESVAAAGFDYAHGLEAGSKAELALCLAQKMHPDALLCCNGFKDDGFIKLALWGRTLGKNVVITIEKYSELDRILKQAKALGVRPAMGVRFKLHARGSGQWEESGGDQAKFGLNAYELLRVVERLRDEDMLDTLVMLHTHIGSQITDIRRVKVAVREATQTYAGLIAAGAQLKYLNVGGGLGVDYDGSKTTFYASMNYTVKEYAADIVYTVQEVCKARSVPEPVIVSESGRALTAHHAVLIMPVVDVTGPTRDLEDLAPADEGSHQIVKDMEEILANITSRNYRESYNDAVGDKQTLHNLFDLGYVTLPDRARGEALFNAILRRVAKLIQNEKYVPDELEDLQKVLADKFICNFSLFQSLPDNWAIQALFPIVPLDRLNEKPTRQATIVDITCDSDGKIEKFIDLRDVKATLPLHEPGDRPYYLGAFLMGAYQDVLGSAHNLFGKVSEAHVTVRPGGRFNIDLFVRGQKARRMIESMGYEEPMLRDAIEDQADAAIKGKTLTADQENELLEDYGEELLGYTYLEYEES, encoded by the coding sequence GTGACTGCCACCAATCCACTAAACACCGCCTTTACCACCACCGACGCCGCCGAGCTGTACCAGGTTCCCAACTGGAGCGGCGGGTGGTTCCGCGTGTCCGACAAGGGCGCGGTCGAGGTCACACCCAGTCCCGGCCTGCACGCCCCGCTGCGGTCGATCGTGGACGAGATCGTCGAACGCGGCGAGAGCCTGCCCGTCATCCTGCGCTTTCCACAGGTGATCGCCGGTCGGGTCAAGCACCTCAACGAGAGCTTCCAGTCGGCCATCCAGGAATACGGCTACACCGGCCACTACCAGGGCGTGTTCCCGATCAAGGTCAACCAGCGCCGCGTGGTCGTGGAGTCGGTCGCGGCGGCGGGTTTCGACTACGCCCACGGCCTGGAAGCCGGCAGCAAGGCCGAACTGGCGCTGTGCCTGGCGCAGAAGATGCACCCGGACGCGCTGCTGTGCTGCAACGGCTTCAAGGACGACGGCTTCATCAAGCTGGCCCTGTGGGGCCGCACGCTGGGCAAGAACGTCGTGATCACCATCGAGAAGTACAGCGAGCTCGACCGGATCCTCAAGCAGGCCAAGGCGCTGGGGGTGCGGCCGGCCATGGGCGTGCGCTTCAAGCTGCACGCGCGGGGCTCGGGCCAGTGGGAGGAGTCGGGCGGCGATCAGGCCAAGTTCGGGCTGAACGCCTACGAGCTGCTGCGCGTCGTGGAGCGGCTGCGCGACGAGGACATGCTGGACACGCTGGTCATGCTGCACACGCACATCGGGTCGCAGATCACCGACATCCGCCGCGTGAAGGTCGCCGTGCGCGAGGCCACGCAGACCTATGCGGGCCTGATCGCGGCCGGGGCCCAGCTGAAGTACCTGAACGTGGGCGGCGGCCTGGGCGTCGATTACGACGGCTCCAAGACGACCTTCTATGCCAGCATGAACTACACCGTCAAGGAGTACGCGGCCGACATCGTGTACACCGTGCAGGAAGTCTGCAAGGCCAGAAGCGTGCCCGAACCCGTGATCGTCAGCGAGTCCGGCCGGGCGCTGACCGCGCACCACGCCGTGCTGATCATGCCGGTCGTGGACGTGACCGGCCCCACCCGCGATCTGGAAGACCTCGCGCCGGCCGACGAGGGCAGCCACCAGATCGTCAAGGACATGGAAGAGATCCTCGCGAACATCACGTCGCGCAACTACCGCGAGTCCTACAACGACGCGGTGGGCGACAAGCAGACGCTGCACAACCTGTTCGACCTGGGGTATGTCACGCTGCCCGACCGGGCCCGCGGCGAGGCGCTGTTCAACGCGATCCTGCGCCGGGTCGCCAAGCTGATCCAGAACGAGAAGTACGTGCCGGACGAACTGGAAGACCTCCAGAAGGTGCTGGCCGACAAGTTCATCTGCAACTTCTCGCTGTTCCAGAGCCTGCCAGACAACTGGGCCATCCAGGCGCTGTTCCCGATCGTGCCCTTGGATCGCCTGAACGAGAAGCCCACGCGGCAGGCGACCATCGTGGACATCACCTGCGACAGTGACGGCAAGATCGAGAAGTTCATCGACCTGCGCGACGTGAAGGCCACGCTGCCCCTGCACGAGCCCGGCGACCGCCCGTACTATCTGGGCGCGTTCCTGATGGGCGCGTACCAGGACGTGCTGGGCAGCGCCCACAACCTGTTTGGCAAGGTCAGCGAGGCTCACGTGACCGTGCGGCCCGGCGGGCGCTTCAATATCGACCTGTTCGTGCGCGGACAGAAGGCCCGGCGCATGATCGAGTCGATGGGGTACGAGGAGCCCATGCTCCGCGACGCCATCGAGGATCAGGCCGACGCGGCCATCAAGGGCAAGACCCTGACGGCCGATCAGGAAAACGAGCTGCTGGAGGACTACGGCGAGGAGTTGCTGGGCTACACGTATCTGGAGTACGAGGAGAGCTGA